A genome region from Camelina sativa cultivar DH55 chromosome 10, Cs, whole genome shotgun sequence includes the following:
- the LOC104718237 gene encoding alpha carbonic anhydrase 4-like, producing the protein MDPNTKTVMLFAMFFFDIFFPNILLVYAREVGHKHKYTYEQKTDKGPEGWGKINPDWKVCNTGKFQSPIDLTNERVSLVYDQAWKLDYKPAPAVIVNRGHDIMVSWKGDAGKVTIHQTDYKLVQCHWHTPSEHTINGTSYDLELHMVHTSAHGKNAVIGVLYKLGEPNEFIAKLLNGIKGVEKKEKDIGTVDPREVRFHSKIYRYIGSFTAPCTEGVIWTVLTKVNTVSMEQITALKEAVDDGFEANSRPVQDPHGRSVWFYNHNV; encoded by the exons ATGGatccaaacacaaaaacagTTATGTTGTTTGCAATGTTTTTCTTCGATATATTTTTCCCTAATATTCTACTCGTTTATGCTCGTGAAGTCG gccacaaacacaaatatacATACGAACAAAAAACAGACAAAGGACCAGAGGGATGGGGCAAAATAAATCCTGATTGGAAAGTTTGTAACACAGGAAAATTCCAATCTCCGATCGATCTTACGAACGAAAGAgtcagtcttgtttatgatcaAGCATGGAAATTAGATTACAAACCAGCTCCGGCCGTAATTGTAAACAGAGGACATGACATTATG gtATCGTGGAAAGGAGATGCTGGGAAAGTAACAATACATCAAACGGATTATAAATTGGTGCAATGCCATTGGCATACTCCCTCTGAGCATACCATTAACGGAACtag TTACGATTTGGAGCTTCACATGGTTCACACGAGTGCTCATGGCAAAAATGCAGTGATTGGTGTTCTTTACAAATTAGGTGAACCTAATGAATTCATCGCAAAG CTACTAAATGGAATAAAAGGAgtggagaaaaaagagaaagatatagGGACGGTGGATCCTCGTGAGGTTAGGTTTCATAGCAAAATCTATAGATACATTGGGTCTTTCACTGCTCCTTGCACTGAAGGCGTTATTTGGACCGTACTCACAAAG GTGAACACAGTATCAATGGAGCAAATTACAGCTCTGAAGGAAGCCGTTGACGAT GGGTTTGAGGCAAATTCAAGACCGGTTCAAGACCCACATGGAAGATCAGTTTGGTTCTACAATCATAATGTTTGA